The proteins below are encoded in one region of Populus alba chromosome 2, ASM523922v2, whole genome shotgun sequence:
- the LOC118043847 gene encoding uncharacterized protein, whose amino-acid sequence MAGVEERVSLEDLKKKMADFAKERDWDQFHSPRNLLLAMVGEVGELSEIFQWKGEVPRGLPDWKGEEKEHLGEELSDVLLYLVRLSDVCGVDLGKAAMRKLEINAIKYPVKLCKGSSEKKTPINAGSGASGGGVTGSIYSNSSTSNSNGV is encoded by the exons atggcaGGAGTGGAAGAGAGGGTTTCCCTAGAAGACCTCAAGAAGAAAATGGCTGACTTTGCAAAGGAAAGAGACTGGGACCAGTTTCATAGTCCTCGAAATCTCCTTTTGGCCATG GTGGGAGAAGTAGGTGAATTGTCTGAGATATTTCAGTGGAAAGGAGAGGTTCCAAGAGGGCTCCCTGATTGGAAAGGTGAAGAGAAAGAGCACCTCGGAGAGGAGCTATCGGATGTGTTGTTGTATCTTGTAAGGCTCTCTGATGTATGCGGTGTTGATCTTGGTAAAGCTGCCATGAGAAAGCTGGAGATCAATGCCATCAAGTACCCTGTTAAGCTCTGTAAGGGCTCCTCAGAAAAGAAAACGCCAATCAACGCAGGCAGCGGTGCTAGTGGTGGTGGTGTTACAGGGAGCATTTATAGCAACAGCAGCACAAGCAACAGTAATGGTGTCTGA